In Streptomyces sp. NBC_01551, one DNA window encodes the following:
- a CDS encoding carboxylesterase/lipase family protein has product MANAGLVRSLSAALGVLVLLACGAGHTAAAPEPDRPVVETDHGAVRGRAHGAYRTFEGIPYAAPPTGALRWSTPEPAPRWSGVRDAGAPGPHCVQLPVLEPGGPTGSEDCLYLNVTTPSGADGSLRPHPRPRPVMVWFHGGGFLNGSGDAYLPDGLAVRGNTVVVTVNYRLGVFGLFGHPALGGAPNLSIADQQAALRWVRANAARFGGDPDSVTVFGESAGGLSVCAHLTSPASAGLFHRAIVQSGSCSTGMPAGAVLPALDAYKPFVPERRTLDQGVAAAAALGCDRPTGPEVLACLRGLDAATLATPALMRQFSLVSYGNRMLPREPRRALETGRFHRVPVIQGSNRDEMRIFIGPTLAAFPIPDEAAYRARLTRSFGASAAAVEAAYPAARYPTPALAWAAVTSDASFTCPALRDSGALARHVPTYGYRFSDPDAPDFIGLPTVPGFPYGAAHGLELPYLFRTGAALSGPQRELSGLMTGYWTRFARTGSPNAPGGPDWPRLRTASPAVLSLAPGAGGVTPVDVRAEHHCDLWATVDS; this is encoded by the coding sequence GTGGCGAACGCAGGTCTCGTCCGTTCCCTCAGCGCCGCGCTGGGCGTGCTCGTGTTGCTCGCCTGCGGGGCCGGGCACACCGCCGCCGCGCCCGAGCCGGACCGGCCCGTCGTCGAGACCGACCACGGGGCGGTGCGCGGCCGCGCGCACGGGGCGTACCGCACCTTCGAGGGCATCCCCTACGCCGCGCCGCCGACCGGCGCCCTGCGCTGGAGCACTCCGGAGCCCGCCCCGCGCTGGAGCGGCGTCCGCGACGCGGGGGCGCCCGGTCCGCACTGCGTGCAGCTTCCGGTGCTGGAGCCGGGCGGGCCGACCGGGTCGGAGGACTGCCTCTACCTCAACGTCACCACGCCGTCGGGCGCGGACGGCAGCCTGCGGCCCCATCCGCGGCCCCGGCCCGTCATGGTCTGGTTCCACGGCGGCGGGTTCCTCAACGGATCCGGCGACGCGTACCTGCCCGACGGGCTCGCCGTGCGCGGGAACACCGTGGTCGTCACCGTCAACTACCGGCTGGGCGTCTTCGGCCTGTTCGGGCACCCGGCGCTCGGCGGGGCCCCGAACCTCAGCATCGCCGACCAGCAGGCGGCGCTGCGCTGGGTGCGGGCGAACGCCGCCCGGTTCGGCGGCGACCCGGACAGCGTCACGGTGTTCGGCGAATCGGCGGGCGGCCTCAGCGTCTGCGCCCACCTGACCTCGCCCGCCTCCGCCGGCCTGTTCCACCGGGCGATCGTGCAGAGCGGGTCCTGCTCGACGGGCATGCCGGCGGGCGCCGTACTGCCCGCGCTGGACGCGTACAAGCCGTTCGTTCCCGAGCGGCGCACGCTGGACCAGGGGGTGGCGGCGGCCGCCGCGCTCGGCTGCGACCGGCCCACCGGACCCGAGGTACTGGCCTGTCTGCGCGGGCTGGACGCCGCCACGCTGGCGACCCCGGCGCTGATGCGGCAGTTCTCCCTGGTCTCCTACGGCAACCGGATGCTGCCCCGGGAGCCGCGCCGCGCCCTGGAGACCGGGCGCTTCCACCGGGTGCCGGTGATCCAGGGGTCCAACCGGGACGAGATGCGGATCTTCATCGGGCCGACGCTGGCGGCGTTCCCGATCCCGGACGAAGCCGCCTACCGGGCCCGGCTGACGCGGTCCTTCGGGGCCTCGGCCGCGGCCGTCGAGGCCGCGTATCCGGCGGCGCGGTACCCGACGCCCGCGCTGGCCTGGGCGGCGGTGACCTCCGACGCCTCCTTCACCTGTCCGGCGCTGCGGGACAGCGGTGCGCTGGCGCGGCACGTGCCGACGTACGGCTACCGGTTCAGCGACCCCGACGCTCCGGACTTCATCGGGCTGCCGACGGTGCCGGGCTTCCCGTACGGGGCGGCGCACGGCCTCGAACTGCCGTACCTGTTCAGGACGGGGGCGGCGCTGAGCGGGCCGCAGCGCGAGCTGTCCGGCCTGATGACCGGCTACTGGACGCGGTTCGCCCGGACGGGCTCGCCGAACGCGCCCGGCGGTCCCGACTGGCCGCGGCTGCGGACCGCCTCGCCGGCCGTGCTGTCGCTGGCGCCCGGAGCCGGCGGGGTCACGCCGGTCGACGTACGGGCCGAGCACCACTGCGACCTGTGGGCGACGGTGGACTCGTGA
- a CDS encoding DUF6126 family protein, which produces MAEETGGAAAEAAARHEKWKENGVALRAFFYIFGTHVFAGFVWLLFYLGQHAQK; this is translated from the coding sequence GTGGCTGAGGAGACGGGCGGGGCGGCCGCGGAGGCGGCGGCCAGGCACGAGAAGTGGAAGGAGAACGGCGTGGCCCTGCGCGCGTTCTTCTACATCTTCGGGACCCACGTGTTCGCCGGATTCGTCTGGCTGCTCTTCTATCTGGGCCAGCACGCGCAGAAGTAG
- a CDS encoding DUF6158 family protein: MTEHERGPSAQNLEEGRLLKELEAIHRTRHETLLHGSNDALVTHTERMNELEREYVRRHPQRAQTPGRTREGARARTGGE, from the coding sequence ATGACGGAGCACGAGCGCGGGCCGTCGGCGCAAAACCTGGAGGAAGGCCGGCTGCTCAAGGAGCTGGAGGCGATCCACCGCACGCGCCACGAGACCCTGCTGCACGGGTCCAACGACGCCCTCGTCACGCACACGGAGCGGATGAACGAGCTGGAGCGCGAGTACGTACGCCGTCACCCCCAACGCGCCCAGACGCCCGGCCGCACCCGCGAGGGCGCCCGCGCCCGCACCGGCGGCGAGTGA